The following proteins are co-located in the Spinactinospora alkalitolerans genome:
- a CDS encoding FkbM family methyltransferase, with translation MGQQTTGTGADWTRAPGAGAERSAAVPPAPGDDRQDDYRSGPVGRRRSWYGTKKHVKRVLGWRLPNLAMRGAVGLAAPRLRGTGRLPAPVSVPEVVGRVDGAEYVMLRPSRCVVAKELYWGGGRRPQPADDFAVRLFAAAARPAATMLDIGAYTGLFTLVGTAVNSELRAHAFEIVPEVYHALFDNCVRNRVLHRTTLHHVGVGDPAVTIGMPVRSGDSALPCFYSSELRFRDGVPIGVVALDSFTDRTPVGGRVLLKVDVEGTEASVFEHGQGFLAAHRPDVLCEVLPGADGERLRELLEPHGYRFHLVGERALAPAGPIVPHERFRDWFFTTREPAELEGLGIPMA, from the coding sequence ATGGGCCAGCAGACGACCGGGACCGGTGCGGATTGGACGCGGGCCCCGGGGGCCGGCGCCGAGCGGTCCGCGGCGGTGCCGCCCGCACCCGGGGACGACCGGCAGGACGACTACCGCTCGGGCCCGGTGGGCCGGCGGCGCAGTTGGTACGGGACCAAGAAGCACGTCAAGCGGGTGCTCGGCTGGCGGCTGCCCAACCTCGCGATGCGCGGGGCGGTCGGGCTGGCAGCGCCGCGGCTGCGTGGGACCGGTCGGCTGCCGGCGCCGGTCTCGGTCCCCGAGGTCGTGGGCCGGGTCGACGGGGCCGAGTACGTCATGCTGCGGCCGTCGCGCTGCGTGGTGGCCAAGGAGCTGTACTGGGGCGGCGGGCGCCGTCCGCAGCCCGCCGACGACTTCGCGGTCCGGCTGTTCGCCGCCGCGGCGCGCCCTGCGGCGACGATGCTGGACATCGGCGCCTACACGGGGCTGTTCACGCTGGTCGGCACCGCGGTCAACAGCGAGCTCCGCGCGCACGCCTTCGAGATCGTCCCGGAGGTCTACCACGCCCTGTTCGACAACTGCGTGCGCAACCGGGTGCTGCACCGCACGACCCTGCACCACGTGGGCGTCGGCGACCCCGCCGTCACGATCGGCATGCCGGTCCGCTCCGGCGACTCCGCGCTGCCCTGCTTCTACTCCAGCGAACTGAGGTTCCGCGACGGCGTGCCCATCGGCGTCGTGGCACTGGACTCCTTCACCGACCGGACGCCGGTCGGCGGGCGCGTGCTGCTGAAGGTCGACGTCGAGGGGACCGAGGCCTCGGTCTTCGAGCACGGCCAGGGATTCCTCGCCGCCCACCGGCCCGACGTCCTCTGCGAGGTGCTGCCGGGGGCCGACGGCGAACGGCTGCGCGAACTGCTGGAGCCGCACGGCTACCGGTTCCACCTGGTGGGGGAGCGCGCGCTCGCCCCGGCCGGCCCGATCGTGCCGCACGAGCGGTTCCGGGACTGGTTCTTCACCACCCGCGAGCCCGCCGAACTGGAGGGGCTGGGCATCCCGATGGCCTAA